The Platichthys flesus chromosome 5, fPlaFle2.1, whole genome shotgun sequence genome contains the following window.
CACAATCACAGCTGTTTGACTTATCTCCCCTCCCGGACCGTGATGTGAGTCCTCTCGCTGAAATCTTGTTAGCCGGCGGTGCTAACTTGTCCGCTAGCTGACGTTAGCAAGTTAGCAGTCTGGCACCACTGACGTTTGCTTGGCTGTTGACGTTTAGCTTagctgcttttatttcctgCCTTGTTGTCAGTGGTTAGCAGGAATagcttgtgtgtttctctcttctcGGGCTGGACATATTAGACGGAGACATTCCTCTGGTTTAAGCTTCAAGGCAGACTTTGCTGATATTAGACATTTTCATCCAGCGGGAGTCGGCTAACGACCATTAGTTATCTAGTAGATGCTGGGTTAACGGTCAAGCCTTATCATGTAGCACTGTCCGCGTCAATGAAGGCTAACCAGTGACTGCACAGCATCGGCAGCCTTGGTGTGTTTTCCTCGGAAGGTGACCTGACTTTTCGAGACATTCACCCTTTTGGTCGTTTAATCTGTTTGCAAGGATTTGCCACTGGCTCACGTAGCCATGAAGCTAGCTCCGTCCTGTGCAGTGCTGTTTAGCAGCTGGGAGCTGCCACCTCACCTATGTCAGGCTGTTTAGTCTCAAACATGAACCTTTAACGTGAACAGGCCACGTTCAgtccttgttgttgttgattctTGAGCAGTAACAATCTGTCAAGCAGCAACATGAGCTGGATTTAATCATTTCCTGAATCTGTAgcgttattttttaaatacatatttgtacatttgcttcaaacacacacgtgctgtGTTGTATTCTCATATCGGCTAACATTGTTGCGTTTCTACTTTGATCCAGAATCCATTGTAATGGATCAACACAATCTTGAGAACATTAGACTGTTCTTCTTTGGTCTAATGCACTGGCATTAGATGGTTTCAAGATATCCTTAATGGAAAATGAATTAGTCTCCTGCATTAGATTTTCATCAAAGCTGTATACATGTCAGGATTCTTAATATTTGCATCTACTGAATAGGTCCTGCTAACTCAATGAAAGTCTCAAAAAAATGATAACTGATCCCTCACACCTGTATAGTTGACAGATGTGAGGACCTTTAAACAGACTCCTCCCATCAGTAGTGCACTTTTGACATTTAATATTGCTACAAATTGATTCCAACATTTCGTGCACAACAAGTCATTTACATCTCTGCATATCCGTGGAGTTTCGCATGTTGATGCAATCCAGTCATTACATTCATGAACAACTAGTGAGCCCTTTCTTAAGCTTGTCGTGTATGGGAGAAGTCACTGAATCTCATGAATTCCTTGTTCCCTGTTTTTCTAACATAGTTATTACCCATAGattattattttcctctctctcttgcttttcGGTTCGCTGAAGACTAAACCTTCCCTgcctcctttttccttttttttttttttttttagaaaccaCTGCATTCATATGAAAGTTGCATTAGTTGCATCTGCATGATCTGGACAAACAAATATACAGCTTGTATCGTTGgtaaaatatcaacattaaCATGAAAACCAAAAGTATGTTCGTAAGAATTATGTATGAACGGAATTGGCTCAATTTGATCTTCAACTTTTCCCTCTGGTCtcatttgttcttttattaGGTTGAAGATAAAGACATTAGTTGAGAAATACAGGGATGAATTTATACAGATACCATGTACATTCAGTTTGTTATAAACAGATGATACATCAGGCCAGGCACATGGAGAGTACAACCATAAAAGGAAGTTGCCTGCACAGTTTCGATTGGCCCAGCAATCAGGCTGGCCTGGCTATTCTCATTTTATGTTAATGATTATTTTGTACGTGGCCATGCCTATTCTAGCCTGTACTAGACTTGCAGCTCcttatttatgatttaaaagaacattggatacattttattttatttacagaacACACTAGTAGACTGTCTTTCATGCAAGGGGTGCTGCTGTTGACCCAACATTTTTTTCAACCAAAAGGTCATATGACCTGTTGTTGTGGGGACTTCATGCTTTGAAGGCCACTTCTAAAGATTACTCTCAGCAGTCCTAACCTTTTCACGTAGCTCTGATCCTCAGCAAAACCGGCCTCTCTTTTCACCACAGCTTAGCTTGTACTAGTTCTAGAGAGCATTACACAGTCACTGAGGTACAACAGAAGTGGAGACTAAACAGAGACGGGCCGCCAGAGACATTCTAGCTCAGTTCGTCATCTGAAGGGTTGTTGGTTTCATCTGGTTGCCTTTTTGAGATGTCAATTTGCAGTGTGGTTGTTGCATTTCAGACTTTATAGGTGAATGCTAAATAGCTGAATGCATGTCTAGGTGGGGCTTGGAAGCTTACAGTAATGTCAACACCCGCTTGGGCATGTTTGTTTAGTAGGAGCAAGTTGGAGTGAGGTTATGCTCAGTACATTCAGCAAATTTGTGTGGCACACGCAGCACTGTTTAAGTCATTGTATGAACAACCCACCAAACCTGTTAGGAGTGTTTTACTGTCTTAACCTTTAAGGAGGAATATTGTCAAGgctccttttttatttgttgatttcagtttgttttttacatgcAGCTTACATTGCCTTTTAAGCACACACCAGGCCCTCCTTAAATTTGTTCCCATAATtgatcatttaaatatattggTGTTCTTTTGCATTGTTTCCTATGAAAAATGCATAATATCTGTTCCAAGAGTAGTTTTCTGTGTGGATTTGTGATGGCAGGAAAGCTCAGCGTGTCTCTTTTTAGGCCCTCTGTCTTTTGTAGAACAATTCAATTTTGCATCTAACAGCAGTTTATTAGAGGTGTGGTTTTACTGCAAAATGTCACTGGAACACACCTAAAATAAGGAAGCTGCCCACCGCATGCTCCCACAGACATTGACTTCTGCGACACGTCATGGTCTTAAGTTTAAAATTGCTTACTTCTGTTGGAGCTCACTCACCCATTGTTCTCAGTTGCAGCCCCAGATATTTGATAGGGTGAAGTGAGGAATTTGTGAATGCTGCCCaccagaacaaacaaacaaagtattGAAATTGGACTTTTAAGATCATAAACTTCCAGATGGACAATTCAACTGTTGAAATTAATAATACTGAGAATTTGTCAaaaatcatatttctttttttctcccaaacaGCAAATCTTCgagggattaaaaaaacaacttcgaTGACCTTTGCAGCCTGAAAAAACTTCTGTCTGAAGGTCCTGAGATTGTATGCAGTTCAAGAACTTAAGCATGTGGACCATGGATGTCACAATCCTGCTACTTAAAAGGATTTTTTCTGCCATGGCATTttaacaaagcaacaaaatataaaactatcCAAAAACCCTTGGATCACTGGGCCTTTATTTCAAGGATAATCATAAATGTGTGGGCCTGCACAGGGATGTTTTCTTTAAAGGCCTGCttggctgtgtgtgtccctttttCCCCAAATAAGTAACCTGACAGAAGAGACTCCCATGAGCAACTCTGCAAGGGGCCCGATAACGTCGACATGAGTAGTACTTTAGGCAAAGAAAAAGATTCAAAAGAAAAGGACCCAAAAGGTGGTCCAGCagggaaagaaagggaaaaagagaCCAAGGCTCTGGCCAGTTTGGTCAAGGATGGAGGCAAAGATTCGAAGACCAAAGGGAAGGATGccaaagaaggaaagaaggacaCCAGCAGTTCAACACCGGGTGTTGCCTTCTCCGTTGACAATACGATTAAGCGGCCAAACCCGGCAGCAGGTACTCGCAAGAAGTCCAGCAATGCCGAGGTGATCAAAGAACTAAACAAGTGCAGGGAGGAGAACTCAATGAGATTGGACCTATCTAAACGGTCCATTCATATGCTACCCACTTCCATCAAGGAGTTGACGCAGCTCGCTGAACTCTACTTATACAGCAACAAGCTGCAGAGCTTGCCGGCTGAGGTGGGTTGCCTATCAGGTTTGGTCACACTAGCCCTGAGTGAGAACTCCCTGACCAGTTTACCCGACTCCCTGGACTCCCTTAAGATGCTTCGAATGCTCGACCTGCGGCACAACAAGCTGAGAGAGATACCGGCTGTCGTCTACCGGCTGATGTCTCTCACCACGCTGTACCTGCGCTTCAACCGCATCACAACAGTAGAGAAGGACATCAGAAACCTGTCCAAGCTCACTATGCTAAGCATCAGAGAGAACAAGATTAAACAGCTGCCTGCAGAGATCGGTGAGTAAGACTAATGTGTAAAGATGGTACAAAATATATGTAGGTGGAGAAAGAAGCCAACCATTCTCCAACAAGTTGGAATTCAATGTTATAACAGTAATTCACATTCTATGTATCCAGCTCGATCTAGTATATTGTACACTGTCTAATTGTACTGTAAGAGAATGATCTGATTATAAAACTCTGCAAAGATAACACCAAGAGAAATTTGTCATTGACAAGATGCTgtgaatattgaatatttagattttctgaATCAGGAgttaaaaaatgtctgaaaagtTTTTGGTCCTTTGTACTGAGGCTGTGTTACTGAAAGCACTTTCATCTCAAAGTAATTATGCATTTGAGTTTTATTTGCTTCTTTCTGCAGGGGAGCTTTGCAGCCTCATTACTCTAGATGTGGCCCATAACCAGTTGGAACACTTACCGAAAGAGATTGGGAATTGCACACAGATAACCAATCTCGACCTGCAGCACAATGAGCTCTTGGACCTACCAGAGACTATAGGTAACTGAACTCAGTATGACTCAGCATTTAAGGCATTCTTTTGTTTAATTGCACCAGTCTGACTTCTACAAGAGTTTTATAAAAgttacaaatgtaaaatgtaatggcAAGGTTTTTTGTGTTGTCTCAGGGAATCTGGCCAGCATAAATCGCTTGGGTCTGAGGTACAATAGATTATCAGCCATCCCCAGATCATTAGCCAAATGTCGAGAACTGGAGGAGCTAAAccttgaaaacaacaacatttcagTGTTGCCAGAGGTAAGTAGAACATGGAATTTAATCTCAAATATGATTGCAGAATAATACTGAGTAATAGAAATAACAATTGGTTCCAAGCCTACTTTGTTTTTTGGTTTATATTTACTTTAGTTTCTGCGTATGAAAAACAAATTGACAAACATAAAATTCATTTTGGAACCTCAACCCCTGCTGTACCTGTGCTCCTAAATGTATTGACatttatgttttcttaattAATTTCTGTATTGGTACACCTTAGCCACAGAGTGTTACACCACAACACACAGTccttcaaatatatttttacaccAAGGACTGTGCAGAAACAGTTTTGCAGAAAGGGTTTTCTTGAGTGTCTGCTATTAACCATGGGTGTGGTTTATGGTTACTAATACATCCAGTGTAATAATCACAGCCTAAAGGGATATAGTCCTCTCCTTATATTGCCTCAACAATGCCTCTGTTTCTGTACTTGACCAGGGCCTGCTTTCAAGTTTGGTCAACCTGACAAGTCTAACACTGGCGAGGAACTGCTTCCAGTCTTACCCTGTGGGTGGACCATCCCAGTTCTCCACCATCTACTCCCTCAACATGGAGCACAACAGAATCAATAAGATACCCTTTGGTATCTTCTCCAGGGCCAAAGTGTTGAGCAAGCTTAACATGAAGGTACGAACATGTGCATATTTATCTCCATAAGGTAGATTGATGCATGACCCCCTTTACACTGTCTGCGCagtaatacatttttcatcaaaatcaagTATTATCACAGTTAAACTCTGACTCTggacatttttacttttcaaagtAGGATATTTTTATCAATGTCCCAGTACGTCATGGCACTCTGACAGTGAGGACAATAGCAGGATCCTGAAACAGTAGCATCTCAATTGAAAATAAtcatgaatacatttatttgtttctacAACTGTGTTTTCCAACATTGACATGTCAAACTATCTTCAATGAGAAGGGCTATGAATTTAACCTCTGTGTCAAACAGTAAAATTATTAGAAATATGGaagttttaaatctttaacGTATCATATTTTTTGATAAATGTAAATCGGAGGTGATGAAGTCTGTCTTGTTGGTCTTGGATCAATTTCTAATATAACTGAGCTGGCACTGTGAAGGTGGATGTCAAACTTATAAACTATGGTCATCATGAGACATGATGGCCATTCCAAAATTTTAAGATCCTGATGTACATTAAATACTAACAGGGAAACTGTAATGAGAGAACTACTGTTTACTTTTGCTCAGAGCTAAGACTGTCTTAACAGCGCCTCCATCTAAGTCTGTGTTGGTTTACAACCAGTACAGACAATTCAAAAGTCCCTAACTCGTACTAGTTTCCACCCTGGCTGTAGTTTGGATTTATATCTCCATTTATTGTAGCACAAAGTAACATAGCTGACAAAGTGCACTGCTCTGCCTCACACAGCATGGTCCCTGTGAAATGTCAGTCATTTAGCTTATAACGGTATTTCATTGTCTTCCCCAGGACAACCAGTTAACATCTCTGCCACTGGACTTTGGCACATGGACGAGCATGGTTGAGCTCAACCTGGCCACGAATCAGCTGACAAAGATCCCTGAGGACGTCTGTGGTCTCGTCTCTCTAGAGGTGAGCCTTGCGTAAAAACACAGTGTATAGGAGGGATTTAGCCACCTCTATGAAGAGGTAGAAAGTCTCACTAcataaattgtatattttgtgCAAAGAATATGAATAGTGGTGAAAGAGCCattattttaacacatttaatcCCTCATGTTGAGGATGACGGCTGACGTTATAAACATGAATACTAACTCGTGCCAGTAGGTTTTGGGTTTGGTTAGAGGCTACTATCGCACAGACCTGTTTCCTCAAACCTGTAGATATATTATACCTCCTTTTACACCAACAATAAGCAGGTACACATGGAGTTTTAAATGCAGGTAAACCAGCTCAACAAGGCTCCATTCCCATTGCCAGACGCAGAGTATGCCTTTTAGTCTTTTCCCTCAGTGAGTCCTGCGCAACAccaaaagtgttttgaaaaGCAATGTGCCAGGAACTTTACTCTCTTCCCGGCGTTATATCCTGCACGATAGAGGAAAGAAATCTCTGTTCAGTGTTGTTCCCAagatgtaaacaacaataaatatacaaatgtcaTTGTCTTCACAGGTGTTAATATTGTCAAATAATCTTCTCAAGAAGTTACCACATAGTATTGGAAATTTGAGGAAGCTACGAGAGCTCGACTTGGAGGAAAACAAGTTGGAATGTCTGCCTAATGAAATCGCTTATCTTAAAGATTTACAGGTAAGTTTTCTACTTCTCTCCGTTGGCTCcttttatttacagaatattttcatattttgtttcatAGAATCAGATTTTCGTATATATACCCAACAActagtgatgttttcttttttttgccaccTTTACTTCTCACTGCCCCAGTCTTTGTTGCTTGTCATCACATTTAGATTTACATAAGGCCTATTTTCAAGCAAAAGCTTAGGACTGAGACGCCTGTTAGACAAAGCAGATGAGTTATTTTCCCCCGGTTATTTCTTACTCAGAAAGCAGACCAAGAGTTTCTTCCAAGACAAAACGCTTTAAGTTACAGGTTGGAGATTACTCAAAGTTGTGAAGTGTCACTACATCAAGTTAAAATTGAAAGCTATTGtatttacaattatttaagCTTCATGGAAGAAGCTCCTGGGCATTGAGGAATGGTCAGTAATTTTTGATCTTAGTCAACGATAAATGGTTTGAATATCTTGACAATCAAAGCGATCATTTTAATGTCCACTCTGTTTAACAGTTGCTGGTAAATGTCTCTCTTGTTTCAACAAAGGTTTCTCACTCAACATcctgtgttttcactctttcATTAGAAATTGGTGTTGACAAATAATCAGCTGACTACGTTACCCAGAGGCATCGGCCACCTCACCAACTTGACTCACCTGGGTTTGGGAGAGAACCTTCTGCAACACCTTCCCGAGGAGATTGGTAGATACTAATTTCTATCTCTACATGTTCGCGGCTTGAAAAATATTACTGTACTCCTTACTGCTTCAGACAAAGGCAGTTTGTTTAAGTGGTGGTAGGGAACAAGAGCTGATCACGACTGTGTATGAACTCAATTCTATTTCTGGGAGATTGGTGGGAATTTGAAAAATTCAGCAACTTGTCTCTAAAAACACAATTGAGATTTTTGGCACATAATTCTGTCAACAAACGATTTAATTTAGAACTCTCTAAAACTCTTGCTCAATTTAAACTAAACACAATTCTTTTTCCATATTCCTTTTTAAAGTATTCAGTTTCTCTCATATAGAAGAAATACTTGAAAAGTAAGCAAACCGAAATAAAATTATTGTCCATAATTCATCTTTTGGGAAAGGATACTTGTTGTCTCCCTGCAGTTTTAAGCACAGTTTCcccacactgaaaaaaaaacaaaaaaaaacataacgcCAGTTCACAGACATAATTagtatttgttttaaacatttaagaaAATCGTATTATCCTGTATCGTTGTTCACCAATAAAAGCTAAACTTATCCATAAGGACTTAAGAGCTTAGCAGTCGACAGTATGTCCCACCTCTACTTTCCTTGGAGTGATTGGTCCAACCTGGTTAGGCTGTTTACTGCTGAGGTCAAGAGTTTAGATGCAGCTTAAAAAGGCTAGTAGAAGGAGCTGAAGCTGGTTGTATTTTTAGAGTATACACACTGGACCCAGAACTTTATACCGATAGCGTGTTGGTCATCTGTCTTTAAGATCTCATCCACGCAGCCAGCGGTAGGGCAAATAATTGATCCAAAAAATTTAGTTGAGTGGAGTCCGAAGGGTTTGTCATCAACCCCAGGCTATTCTGATTGTCAATTATactcattttaattttaatatttttgaatgaCTGTCAGATAAGATGAGTAATTTGGATACGTTAACTAGTGTCCAAAGAAACATggtcattttattttagttatttaaatCCTATCATAGATTAAACAATAAACCCAAAGAAAGTAATAGACTTATTTTTGCAGACATGAGTATTATCATTTCTTTGATGTATGTATTAAGATATATTTCTATTCTATAGAAGTATTATAAGTTCCGTTGTGATGCATCAAAACAACATGTGGTTTGACTGTAACGGTAGAGTAGTAGTAAGAGGCCCTTTCGTGTTCCCAgaaatcatattttaatatctcctttttaactttgcaagaATTTAACATGGAACAATTCATTAATCTTGATGAAACATATACCTGGGAcatttaagggaactgatacACTGTATGGACGAAGGTATTGGGACACCTACACATTACACCTTCAGGAGTGTTTTTGACATTCCATTCTAAATCCATAGGCAACTTGCCCAACCATGCCTCTATGAACCTTGCTTTGTGCACTGCAGCAGAGTCAGGCTGAAACCAAACAGGGCCTTCCCCAAACTGCTATCACTTAGTTGGAAGCGTATAATTTTCCAAAAGACTTGATAAGCTGAAGCATTAAGAATTCCCTTCTCTGGATCTGAGGGGCCCAGTCCAACCAATGGCCCTGAATTCAATGATAGAGGTGTGTTTCAATGCTTTTTGTCCATATAgtatatctatgagtgtgtacaatGTGGTCCACCTTATATAGCatgaaggggactgttgggccttggctgaggtatgtGATCTACTTAGTGTCATTCGACCTTATTCATGCCATCTGGAGGCTGTATGTTTCCCTGACTGTTTCCCTGGATGATAGTTTATATCTGAACACTGCCTGCCGTCTATCCTCAGGTACACTGGAGAACCTGGAGGAACTGTACCTCAACGACAACCCCAACCTGCACAGCCTCCCATTCGAGCTGGCCCTCTGCAGCAAGCTGTCCATCATGAGCATCGAGAACTGTCCCCTCAGCCACCTGCCTCCGCAGATCGTGGCTGGAGGCCCCTCCTTCATCATCCAGTTCCTCAAGATGCAGGGACCGTACCGTGCCATGGTCTGAGCCAAGAGCAGCTCAATCCCAGTCCCACTTATCCCCAAAACCCTTCAGTTGCTCAGCACCCTCTTGCCTggcgcctcccccccccctccacacattACGTGTATCATACACTGTAAAGAAAACAGACTCGCCACAATCAGCGTCGAGAGGGGAAgcgaaaggaggaggaggaggaggaagaagaggaaaacatttctGTCTCCATCCTTCGGCAGAAACGAGGTGAATCTTTGGAGACTTGACTCATATGTTCCTCCAGAGTTTATCACAGTCATTTTAGGACCCCAGCCACCCCCCTGCTCATCTTTCATTCCGAATCATACAAGAGGAAAAATATTTCCATCTCTTTGCCAAAACTGAAGAtctataaaattatatatattgagTAACTGTGAGCTAAGTGGCAAGTCTTTTAACCATATAAACCATGCTCCCATTGCCAATGTATTTACAGTAATTACAAGCATCTATTATGTGAGCAAGGATACAATTgtatgcaaaaacaaacaaaaaaagtcttTTGAACTTCACATTTACTGCTGCTGCCGTAATTTTAACTGTCATCttgttatattttcttttgatattcctttttttttatcatcttccCTCGAGATAACTTATGTTAATTGCTTCTTGACCATAGAGAACAAAGGTCTAATGATGGTGTGttaatttcttattttcattttttaaaatctttaatgttttctttttaaaaactgtgCCTATGTTTAGAGTGATCCAGTGGTTCATGTCTAAACTAAATTGTCCATGAGAATACAAAGATAtaaattatttcaatattttttttattactgctgttttttctttttacttttcgATGTTTCTTTTTGCTGTCGCATTAATCTGTTCAAACAGGCGATATCAGATGTAAAATAGAGTGATTGGAGATCCTTTTAACAAATAGCAGCAGTAGTTGTTCAGCATTAAGCTAGTAATGTATACATATGAGAAATGCCAATCATACATGCTtgaggggggagaaaaaaaagtagGTTGGACTTGAACGGGCGGCGCTGTGACCCCTCCGTCTGTGTGTGACCACTTGGTGTTGGAAACAAGTCAAACATGCGTAGGTGACGGGGTAAGTGCTCAGAGACGcttttatatatgtatacaaatcCTGGTTGTTGCCCTGAgtgcaatttttttgttttacat
Protein-coding sequences here:
- the shoc2 gene encoding leucine-rich repeat protein SHOC-2, producing MSSTLGKEKDSKEKDPKGGPAGKEREKETKALASLVKDGGKDSKTKGKDAKEGKKDTSSSTPGVAFSVDNTIKRPNPAAGTRKKSSNAEVIKELNKCREENSMRLDLSKRSIHMLPTSIKELTQLAELYLYSNKLQSLPAEVGCLSGLVTLALSENSLTSLPDSLDSLKMLRMLDLRHNKLREIPAVVYRLMSLTTLYLRFNRITTVEKDIRNLSKLTMLSIRENKIKQLPAEIGELCSLITLDVAHNQLEHLPKEIGNCTQITNLDLQHNELLDLPETIGNLASINRLGLRYNRLSAIPRSLAKCRELEELNLENNNISVLPEGLLSSLVNLTSLTLARNCFQSYPVGGPSQFSTIYSLNMEHNRINKIPFGIFSRAKVLSKLNMKDNQLTSLPLDFGTWTSMVELNLATNQLTKIPEDVCGLVSLEVLILSNNLLKKLPHSIGNLRKLRELDLEENKLECLPNEIAYLKDLQKLVLTNNQLTTLPRGIGHLTNLTHLGLGENLLQHLPEEIGTLENLEELYLNDNPNLHSLPFELALCSKLSIMSIENCPLSHLPPQIVAGGPSFIIQFLKMQGPYRAMV